AGCATTAGGTGTTTTTGGGGGATAAAATGTCGACAACCATTTCTGAAATATTGATTTCCCGAGATGAACTTTTAGCAGACCTTCCAAAGCACCAGTGCAGTCAAGATTAAGaaggtgtgtatgtttgtgacgTCACATGTACACGTGCAAATAATAGCGGAAGGGCCTCCTAATATGGACTGGGTCCTAATGGACCACCTTTcgttctgacaaactaatggTGCCAGAGCGCTCAGAACAGGTTATTTTCGCTGAATGCATCCTCTcttgataacttgcacatgtcgaaAAAGTTGTGGACGCACAAAACCGTTaggtttttttctccctttttttcTTCACACTTTTAGCTTCGTTCACTCTAAATCTGACGCTTAAAATGGACCAATTTCTCTCCAAAGACAAAGCTATAAACACACAACAATTGCATTATAGGACAGCTAAGGCTGTATTCGCTACACTTTAGCAGTGTTGGCCCCGAGTTTCtgtcacaaacaaaaaattatagCAAAAACTCGAAGTATCTCTGTGTTCCCTAatatatggaccaccttcaacaaatagaagaaaagaaaagataaaggaCGGTTTCAGTCATTCtcaagaagcttgctgaaaatgacctataactagccctcgagatttcaaaaaattaTACTTCTTTACGTGAAAGTTGATCATTTcaattattttctctctgtttttgatttgttttaaacagttTCCTCTTGTGTTTCAAATACAGTTCTCGTCGAATCCAAACCTGTAAATCTGAAGCATATTTCAATTAGGCTGACTTGCATGGTAAGttgcaagttgtatcatgttattttgaagaaaacagggctttttacagtgattctcGAAGGTCTcatcactggtccatattaagcgcccaggcccctaatatggaccagttgtgattttttttgtattttatttttagcaAATGACTGTAAAAGCTAGTTCTCTCTAATTAGTCTTCAAGATTTACGAAAGAGAGAacaactaccaaacacaaaatgaaacagctttgcaaaaaaacaagctagttagcagcgtgaaacaaaaagtggtccatattaggggcccttcccctattagGATGCACCATAACATGTTTTACTTACTTCCGATTAAAACTGTATAGTTGTATTTTATgtcttgcatattttcaaatGATTTAAATGAAACACCCAAAGCGGCGACTTTGCTGGTATCGATAttttaaagaaacaaaaatacgTCATCACTACATAAATACGAACAACGTGACGTCAttttaattgacgtcaaaatcTGTATGATTACCTTACCTTTCCAATGATATGCCGTTAAAGAATGTCAGATAAGCGGTTCAACTTCTATGCCCGCTtaatgaacccaaccctctaaACGGGAATAGTAagcacaaagaaggaaaatacgCACACAAAACCACGTTTTTCTCAAAAGCGGTATAACGAAAAGCCCCAAGACTCTAGATTTAGAATACTATCGTTAAAATCTGTAAAACAAGTGTGGTAGCAACCCCAACCCCGTCGGGTTGACGCAAGTGGTCACTGGCCGACAGACTAAGAGAAAAGAGagtcagagaaagacagagacagagacagagatggcgAGAATGGGAAAtggagatagggagagagagaaatcaaaacttgactaaatgtaaaaagatgtagagaggaaaaagaaaaagagaaatattGAGAAACAAAAAGagcaacagagagaaagaaaaaagagagacagagagggaggaaaagaaagtgacagagagcgagacaaaaagagagagagagagagacgaaaaaaacagagagagcgtgcgcgcgagagagatagagagcgataCCTTCAGTGTGTCACAGCACTCTTTATGGTAAGAAATCTGTCGTAGAACCAATAGGCAGTGAAGTCCGCGACTCCTTGTTGTAAGGCATCTGAGCAGTACCTTAATCCCTCCTATAAATATAAAACGTTtctcaaaatgtaaaaatacttcTGTGAGAAGGAATAACAACAACGCTCTTCGTAAAACGTGGCACAGGCAGACaacatgacagacagacagacagacagaaacgcacacacacacacacacacacacacacacacacacacacacacacacacaaacgcacacacacatacatacacacacacagacacacacacacacttgctaacacacacacacacacttactaacacagtaacacacacacacacacacacacacacacacacacacacacacctttgtcTACTATCTCTTTTGCCGTCTCAGGCTTCTGGGCAAGTTCGGCCAACGCCTGCAGGAGAGTGATAAGAGCGTCGTCATCGGTGCAATTCTGTTCACCTCCCTCCGCACAGAGTTCTGTGTTCTGGTTGATACCGACGTCACCGGTGCAGTCATTTTCACCTCCCTCCGCACAGAGGTCTGTGTTCTGGTTGATACCGACGTCACCGGTGCAGTCATTTTCACCTCCCTCCGCACAGAGGTCTGTGTTCTGGTTGATACCGACGTCATCGGTGCAGTCATTTTCACCCCCCTCAGCACAGCCGTCTGTGTTCTGGTTGATACCGACGTCATCGGTGCAGTCATTTTCACCTCCCTCCGCACAGAGGTCTGTGTTCTGGTTGATACCGACGTCATCGGTGCAGTCATTTTCACCTCCCTCTGCACAGAGGTCTGTGTTCTGGTTGATACCGACGTCACCGGTGCAGTCATTTTCACCCCCCTCCGCACAGAGGTCTGTGTTCTGGTTGATACCGACGTCATCGGTGCAGTCATTTTCACCTCCCTCCGCACAGAGGTCTGTGTTCTGGTTGATACCGACGTCATCGGTGCAGTCATTTTCACCTCCCTCCGCACAGAGGTCTGTGTTCTGGTTGATACCGACGTCACCGGTGCAGTCATTTTCACCCCCCTCCGCACAGAGGTCTGTGTTCTGGTTGATACCGACGTCATCGGTGCAGTCATTTTCACCCCCCTCAGCACAGCTGTCTGTGTTCTGGTTGATACCGACGTCATCGGTGCAGTCATTTTCACCTCCCTCCGCACAGAGGTCTGTGTTCTGGTTGATACCGACGTCCCCGGTGCAGTCATTTTCACCTCCCTCCGCACAGAGGTCTGTGTTCTGGTTGATACCGACGTCATCGGTGCAGTCATTTTCACCTCCCTCCGCACAGAGGTCTGTGTTCTGGTTGATACCGACGTCATCGGTGCAGTCATTTTCACCTCCCTCCGAGCAGAGGTCTGTGTTCTGGTTGATACCGACGTCATCGGTGCAGTCATTTTCACCTCCCTCCGAGCAGAGGTCTGTGTTCTGGTTGATACCGACGTCATCGGTGCAGTCATTTTCACCTCCCTCCGCACAGAGGTCTGTGTTCTGGTTGATACCGACGTCACTGGTGCAGTCATTTTCACCTCCCTCCGAGCAGAGTTCTATGAGCTGGTTGATCACGAAATCTACCTCCCCCATTGTCAGCATGTCCTTCTGGTCAGCTAACAGAGCGGTCAAATGGGGATGATCATCGCCTGTCGTAGCAAGGACCGATGGAGATAGAATAGGGGTTTTTGTGAGTTGAATAACACATATAAGCCTACTCTTGACAGGAAACTGGATAAGTACATATGTCCAcacgagggggagggggagagaaagagagagagagagagagagagagagagagacacacacacacacacagacagacagacagacagacagacagacagacagacagacagacagacagaaagagacagacagacacagagagagagagagagagagagagagagagagagagagagagagagagagaggggggggagaaaaagagaaagcgcgaggcagacaaagacaaagagagagtgagagaaagaggcagacagagacagaaaaagagagagagagacagagagacagagacagagacagagacagagacagagagagagagagagagagagagggggatgggggcagacagagacaaagagagagtgagagaaagatgcagacagacagatatacagacagatagacatataGACAAACAATGGCACACCTAACcatggggaagagagagagagagagagagagagagagagag
This Littorina saxatilis isolate snail1 linkage group LG17, US_GU_Lsax_2.0, whole genome shotgun sequence DNA region includes the following protein-coding sequences:
- the LOC138953017 gene encoding uncharacterized protein, which gives rise to MLTMGEVDFVINQLIELCSEGGENDCTSDVGINQNTDLCAEGGENDCTDDVGINQNTDLCSEGGENDCTDDVGINQNTDLCSEGGENDCTDDVGINQNTDLCAEGGENDCTDDVGINQNTDLCAEGGENDCTGDVGINQNTDLCAEGGENDCTDDVGINQNTDSCAEGGENDCTDDVGINQNTDLCAEGGENDCTGDVGINQNTDLCAEGGENDCTDDVGINQNTDLCAEGGENDCTDDVGINQNTDLCAEGGENDCTGDVGINQNTDLCAEGGENDCTDDVGINQNTDLCAEGGENDCTDDVGINQNTDGCAEGGENDCTDDVGINQNTDLCAEGGENDCTGDVGINQNTDLCAEGGENDCTGDVGINQNTELCAEGGEQNCTDDDALITLLQALAELAQKPETAKEIVDKGGIKVLLRCLTTRSRGLHCLLVLRQISYHKECCDTLKVFPELGEILQSLRESRDSGLSHLAADIVKTAAIPQVPEDPYLEDSPGRANMRERVIGCRLPPVTNTPHATYIRRLLGTKRHSVKRDNIPEG